One Engraulis encrasicolus isolate BLACKSEA-1 chromosome 4, IST_EnEncr_1.0, whole genome shotgun sequence genomic window, GAGCAGCCCGAGTGAGTTTCAGTCAGAGCAGGAATCTCCTGTGTGACCGCAAGGGTCTCCAACAGTGCCTTCCTCCTTCTCCGTGCACACAAAAGAACAGAGAGTTGCTCAGAAGATCCTCACCTTCAGGAGCCTACCATGCCGTCATCAGTCAGGTCACATCTGGACACCAGTATCTAGACGTATGGACAAGTGGGAGTCTAGAAATGAGCTTGAACCTCTCAAAACTAAATGTGCATGGGAATGTATACGAAGATCCTGCCTTTGCGTGTCTGGCCTGGTCGCCATGTGAAAGTAGGTTACTGTTCATCGCTGAGAAGTTGCCAGTGAAGTCGGAGTCCAATAGTGGTGGATCTCCAGGCGATGGAGACAAGAACCTGTATGTGGAGGACTGGGGAGAGGGCCTTACTGGTCAGACTTCCTCAGTGTTGTGTGTGGCTGATGTAAAGAAGGGCAATGTGACTGTGCTTAGTGGGATCCCACCGCATGTGAGCCCAGCTCAGGCTCTTTGGGCTCCCCATGACGATGGGGTGATATTCATTGGATGGTTTGAGGAGCCATTTAGATTAGGCCTGAAGTTCTGCTCCAATCGCAGGTCAGGTTTGTTTCACCTCGACTCACATGGAAATTGCGAGCTCTTGTCAGTGGAGGGCGTGTTTGTGTCATCTCCTCGCCTCAGTCCCGATGGACGGTGGCTCGTGTACCTGCAGGGAAGAGTTTTCGGACCCCACAACCAGTGCTTCAGCCTTCAACAGTATGAGTGGGAAGCCAAGAAGACCTCCATCCTTCTGGATGTGGTGAAGAGGCCTGAGCCAGGAGAATTCGCAGGGATTTACGAGATGTTGTCAGCACACTGCTGGTCCTCAGATAGTCAGAGAATATTGTTCAGTAGTGCTCGTGGAAACTTCAAGGAACTCTTTGTACTGGATAGAAGAAGTAAAAAAGTGACCCTCATCTCTGACAGCTCCGAGTTTGGCTGCTGGAAGCTGCTGCTGGTTCATAATGAGCTGGTGGCGGTCAGCTGTTCTGCTCCCAACCGTCCCCCGCGCGTGAGACTGGCCTTCCTGCCTCCCGCAGGTGAAGAACGTGGAATGTCCTGGCTGACCTTGAATGACCCTTCTTCGCTGACCTTTGACCTGGAGTGGAAGTCACTGCAGGTGAATCCGTCCCCCGAAGAAGAGAACAC contains:
- the zgc:136971 gene encoding S9 family peptidase, whose amino-acid sequence is MESTVGCDAITAVYRTSSGFPTPVSAAVTHETIASDGTRCICLSTDWSLVDHTRAARVSFSQSRNLLCDRKGLQQCLPPSPCTQKNRELLRRSSPSGAYHAVISQVTSGHQYLDVWTSGSLEMSLNLSKLNVHGNVYEDPAFACLAWSPCESRLLFIAEKLPVKSESNSGGSPGDGDKNLYVEDWGEGLTGQTSSVLCVADVKKGNVTVLSGIPPHVSPAQALWAPHDDGVIFIGWFEEPFRLGLKFCSNRRSGLFHLDSHGNCELLSVEGVFVSSPRLSPDGRWLVYLQGRVFGPHNQCFSLQQYEWEAKKTSILLDVVKRPEPGEFAGIYEMLSAHCWSSDSQRILFSSARGNFKELFVLDRRSKKVTLISDSSEFGCWKLLLVHNELVAVSCSAPNRPPRVRLAFLPPAGEERGMSWLTLNDPSSLTFDLEWKSLQVNPSPEEENTQYPGLSIGALLVKQVTGESRTRLPMVVFIHGGPHSQFSAEWNPTVTALARLGYAVLMVNYRGSTGYGQDGILSLIGNIGCQDVKDVQRAVLHALQEDSTLDPERVVVMGGSHGGFLACHLVGQYPGFYKACAARNPVINAATLVGTSDIVDWRYTSVGLDYSFDQLPTPEALSLMLQRSPIMHAAQIRAPVLLMLGAKDRRVSPHQGLELYKVLKSRGSTIRLLWYAEDGHSLGRVETQADCFNNIANWFQQAINKKY